The sequence CATTATTGAAAAGAATTTCTTCCTGCAATGTTCTTGGTGCATAtggacaaaatataaataataggcACTCCCTATCTTCAAGTTTATCTCAGTAGCATAGGTGATTCCTGAGACTGCTGCATTCTAAGATTTTCTAAACCTGCGCTCCTGAGTTTAATTTACTGTGATCTGGATCTcgtgtatttttgttgttgttgttcttgtttttctccctccagaattgttttcagaaaagatttttttaaaattagaatttcatttcctttctaaaaaatatttttattctgccCTCACATTTAGTTATTTGGATGTTAAATCTAGGTTCAAAATCATGTTCCTTCAGAACTTGGAAGCTGTTACTCCACTAACATCCGGCATCCAGTCTTCCTGATAAAAACCCTAATGCTGGGATAGctccttttaaatgtttttatttttttctcttttgacgTCATTAGGACATTGGTTTTCTGATTCAATCTCCCAAACTTTATGATTCACACATTTCTTGGTGTAAATTTCCTATGAATAAGTTATCTTTCTGGTATTGATGAGCTTATATCTTTCCCTGGATCTgggaaattttcttctctttctctattttttttttttactgataaGTTCTTCCctccttatttgtttgtttattttctctcttttggggATTGTTTTTAAGTCAAACATTTAGCTATTCCTCTATAATTTTCTCTCTGACTTTTATgtctatttgttattttttgattttaaataaatcttttacttttatatttagctTTTGCAATTTTTaggcaaacttttttttcatttgctaaaaAAGGAATATAAGTGCCCTTTTCTGTTCTCTGATCATTATTATGTCATAGAATAATAGTCCTGTATTATAGATGTAAAGGTTTCTTGAATACCTCTgtaaatacattttagagaggtttagtttgtttgttttgttttacattatatTCTTTTCCTTGATCTGTTTTCTCAGAGTCTAGCATTCTGTTTGCCATTGTGATCTTAGACATTCATGCTGCTGATTTTACTTATATGTTGGATGAATAACTGAATACATTGTAGGATTTCCTTGATTGTCATGCATATCTTTTCCTCTCTGCAATGGAATTCTCATGGTAAAGTCTATGAATGTGGGCTGAATGGGCTTCCTTACTACAAGTAGAATGCCTTAGGACTCCCTATATCTTGAAGAAGAAACCTTGCTATTTTTCCAGAGGCAGAAGTTTCTATACCAGAAATCTTAGCTCTCTCCACAAGATTTTAATTATTCAATTagattgtgattttatttaaacaaaactaaaaacctcATGAGGGAAGAATTGTGGAGATTCTGTAATTTTTCTCGAATAAAGAAAGGCTCCTTGGATTTTTTGCAAGTCTAGTTAATTTGCAGAGCTCTTTATAAAGTGGATTTCGGCAATTTTGTGACaatctttttcttacttttatggAGAAGcagattttctaaattttttgctCCATTTTTCCAGAAGTCCTACCCATAATTTATTGCTTATTGCTACTTAACAAAAATTTCTGTAGTTTGAAAGTTAAGCTGTGTTCTGGTTTATATTCCTGTGCAATAAACCACTCTAAAACTTGTTGGcttaaagtagaagaaaaacacaacatTTTATTATGCTCATGAATTGTGTGTGACAAAAAATAACATAGGATATAATGGGGTATGGGgctacttattttctttatgtctgAAAACTCACCTGAGAAAACACAGCCTAGGAGTGATTTCATATTGGCTAACTCCTTCTTATCCTCCTTTGTGGGTTCCAGTTCTTCACATAGAATTATTTAAATCCTATTCGTTGGGATTTCAGACTTTACCACCTCAGTCTGTTGTCTTTCATTGGGTGATTTTATCTCATTGCTTTAGTTAATGGCTCGACAAATCTATATTGGAAGcacatttttgtttcttgagcTTTACACACGAATATAGCAGAAAAGTATAAACTTAATATGTCATAAATGTTCCTTTCCAAGATTGCTCCTCTGACTATATTTTCTAATGAGTAATCACATTGTTAGGCCaatatttcaaataagaaaactgcAAGTTATCAGTTTCTCTTAAACCTAAAATTCACTGAAACTCTTTGATTTCTTCTAAGTCAGATCTCTGTCCTAAATTTTTATACCATCCAAACTGTTGTTACAGGTTTAAGTAAGAAATACATTCGGTGGATACTTTAATTTCTGAATGTCAAGTTTTACTGATGCTTTATAATTCATAAGAAAGTTTATGTTAAagtcattttaatattataaaagaaattaatatggAATGTGGAAACTTGGAAACCCATTGAATTCATTGAAGACAAGGACAAAAACAGAAGCATTAAGTACTGAAGTAGAAGATgaaagaagttaaataaaattcttaaggACCAAGAGAGAAGACCCTTGGATTGGTAGCCTATGTTTAAGATTGATTATAATAGTCAGCTCTGGATGTTAGAATTAGAAGTGACTTTTCTGTTATCTTTGAACATTTCTGTATTgttctaaattttcaaattatttaaaaattttaaaaactcttaagatgtttttaatttgcttttatccTGATCATGaaattataagtatatatgtaaaacaatataatattataaagAGTAAATAAATCAGTCATGAACCCATCTCTCCAACATAACTACTCTTACGGTTTAGTGTTTTTCCTCCcgctgtttttcctttttgatgtatttttacATGGGTAAGGTGTTAACATATTTCATTTTACTCCCTTTTCAGTTTGGTTAgctcattattaaaattatttttatcaattttctGTTATTATGTGATTAGCATCTATATAACTCTGTGTCCaagaaacaaacacatttatATGGAAACTATGAGAAGGTACATAAACCATAATTTATGTTTAGTATCTCAAACATCATAtggaaataaatgtttctgtACCAGGCAAATAAATAGGtcagagatgaagagaaaaaggaTCAAAAGTCCTCTGTCACGTGGGTGGAGATAAACTTCTGCCAATTTAGTGAAGAAGATGCtaccactctttttttctttatttctcttgtacTAAGTCAACACTGAACTCTCCAGACATGATATAATTGCGTAATCTAGAATGCCAGAGATCAATCACTTAAATATAGATTGATAgcaaaaattaatttgtattaataatattattatgatGTAGTGTTATACAGTATTTtataattgtaatttattttcgGTAGAGTTTAGTAGTGATTTTGTTAATGATTGGCTTTTGGTAGTCCCGTACCACACAGCAGGGCTTAACATCACAGTAATAATGTACATATTCCCAGGTGTTACATTCCGACTTGCAGGCACCACGAACAAGTtgacattctctttttctctctgcaacttctcttgtttttttctgtggaacTAAGAAAAAGTAGCTATGAACATAAGTCCAGATTTAATATCCTTAGATTTAATATCCTTAGATAATATCCTTAGAATAAAGTAAACTCTTTAAAATGTAGAGTTAAACCATTTTGTTCCTGAAATCATGCCCAAGCAACTCTATTAAATTTTTCCCTCTATCAGCTGGTATAATATACTTATTTATGCAACAGTATTGCTTTTGTCACCaccttttaaattatcattttgtaactagaacatttttatttttatttatttatttatttttatttttattgttttttgagacggagtctttgctctgtcgcccagactggagtgcagtggcacgaactcggctcactacaagctccgcctcctgggtttacgccattctcctgcctcagcctcccgagtagctgggactacaggcgcccgccacctcgcccggctagtttttgtacttttagtagagacggggtttcaccgtgttagccagaatggtctcgatctgctgacctcgtgatccgcccgtctcggcctcccaaagtgctgggattacaggcgtgagccactgcgcctggctagaacatttttaaatatctaatttttgtatgcttcctcaagagtaaagagaaaaagacatggaagaaatagtctacatgttttgttttctaaataatcaTCCACCTCTAACCCCTTTTCTCTCTACCCCTACCAATCATTAGGTTGGCTGTAAAAAGCTTAATTTTGACAGTAGCTACAATATCACTTGGTAAAATTGATTTTGAAACAGAAGGCAGTAGGAAGTATCTAAAAAATTATAGTGTCGtcacacaaaataacaaaataaataaatttaattctaCATCtcagggaaatttttttttattattttctcaactACCAGTTCTATTCATTTCTTCctccatgaaaaaataaattgcctTATAAGGAGGTCATATGAAATCTCCTAAGAATAATgtatttgtttctattattttcagaGTAAAGTATTTATAAGAACATTTTGCCCTTTGTATCTTTTCTATAGTAACAAATATTACCTGATGGACCAGAAGACACAGTGAAGACAAAGgtcagaaaaatacaaagcatcTTCATTGTTGATGCAGTTACACTTGAGAGAAGTTGGGACAGAGCTCAAAATGTCTCTGAGTTGAGCTAGTCTTTGGTAAAAGAAAGGTGGGCTCTTGTTTTTATAGCCTTCTTGGCATGATTACAATTCTGATTAATGCTGCCTTTCCTGATTGAGTGCATATTCATGTAAGTATTGTGAAATAGCAAACAAGTGTAGTAGAGAGTTTAGTGCTGTTACAACCTGGGTGAGCCAAACatgaattcatttcatttttgtaacaAGGGGGTTAAAGTATTCTTGGTCAGTAAATAATTAAAAGCACATAATCaatatcatttacattttcaacTACATGCtttttttgagtatttattatgtaCCAGGGGCTGTTAGTACTTTATATGGATTAATTCTCATGACAAATTCTATAACATTGGAACATCTTAATTTCCAATTGAGAAAACTGTGACGCAGATTATCTAATGGCTCACAAATTATATATGTAGTCATTGGTGGAACAGAGATTGATTATCAGGTTATATGATGACAGAGCTCTTTCTCTCAGCCTCCACCCTCCTCATTCTCTCAACTGTGTGACGGGTTTCCATCATGTGTATTCTCTGTACACATGGCCTGAACCATATACTGTTTCTGGGACTCAATTTTTcgacaaatagaaaataaatatttctgtatcacTGTTTTAATACTGTTATATTAGCAATTATCATAGTTGCACTATAAAAGTAATCAGTATCATTATTTACATGCCATGTAATGATGACTCAGTCATGAGATTACCTTATTAATAGTAGACAGCAGTGTGTTAAGAATCTAAAGAACACTAGATTTAGATAGGGAAAACCAATCTGGGGGTCTGGTTCTCAGTTTACCATCTGTATATTTGGAATAAATATTCATCTATCTAAGCCTTAAGATTCTCTTCTTCATGGCCAGATTGGTAGGACCAATCATATTCCGAGTTTTCATAGCAAGGATAAGtagaaaacatgtaaaaaaataattaataagtaaCTGATAGATGAATTTAAACAATTTGGTCCACTTTCATAAATCTAGAGCTGggtttttaaattcaaaaagatGTATCCTTACAACTTAATGACATTATATTATCATTAGATGAgatcataatttatatttatatttatacttaattTATATTCTAACTCCCTCTGTCATTGAGGGAAACAAACTAGAAATATATTCTGTAATCTGAGTTTAAAAAGCAGCAGTCCGGTCCTCTTGTCTTTTGTGTACTTCATTCCTCACTCAAAAGGTACCTATGTATTTATAGGCAGACCAcgaaaaatctattttctcaatattttctccctataaaatgctaaaaagaacattttgaacTGTTGGAGATTTAATAAGACTAATTGAATATAAGCAGAGAAAGATAGCaatggcaaattttaaaaagcaggcagTATCATAGTGACAGCGTGCATAAGAAAATGACCTTGGACAATAGGGCCCATTTTTGCTTGAGTGCTACCATATCCAATTTATCTGTATAAAATAAGCCACTTCCATCGAGCTGGCCCATCAGCTAAACTCATACATTGCATATTTTCCCCTATCTGTTTAAATGTGAAGGTGTGTCAAATTATGTCTGAATCACACTGAACAAAGGTAAGGGTCTCACTTCTCCCAGGAAGATACATAAGGAGAATCAAACAAGATGCACAGAAAGCAAGTTAATTGAGTTGTTTATTGATTATAATGGGCATCTTATGGTATAATTGGGAAGAAATCCAGATTCTAGATTTCTatttacaaaatcatttttatttgtttctttttgttttttagggagaaagagacaaaaacagagaaaattggGTGAGAATGAGATTGAGGTTatgggcaaaaataaagaaagttggGTGAGAATGAGATCAGTGTTGTGATTAAGGGAGAAAAGAGGAGGTACagagaaaatttttaagaatagaGAATCGACCTGAAGTGTGTGAACTAAATAGTAAGGTGGATGGCCCCCATATTTCTACTTAATTGAATCAGaatttaggagtttgagatttttttaaagttttatatttcttcttacgATGTTAATCATAGGCAGTAATTGTATAGTTTAGAACTACAGATAAGGATTTTTGGAGAGGTAAGTTCTTTGTAAAAGAGAGGGTGGTTAGGTTTTACGGATGTTCGGCTGAAAAACGCCTATGAGGGGAACTTTTCCAGGCCAAGAGGTGGATGTTGGGAATACAAGCAAAGGGTACGATGCTGAGAAGAGAGATTGATCAGAAGAATGTACCAAATGCAATGCTATTCTCTTACAAGAGTTGCCAATCAAAATTTTGATACTTTCTTTAAGTCTTCTGCATAAAGTATTGGTTTGTCAGTCAGTCACTGGGTCTCAGCTTTCACATTTTAGGAATAACAGCCTAAAACAACATGTGGTCTCTTTGCAGAGTAAAACCATAATGCCGTTCCCATTCTTTGCTCTTCACTACCAGTCACTGCATTATTCcaactcctccccacccccaaacacaAAACACAGTATATTTCAATGAACAGAGGGccacaaaactttaaaactaaagtaaaataatgtgTTACGTGACTAACTCTATATAACAGTGATATTGATTGGCAATTTGATAAGTTTTCAAATCTGAAAGAATCATACAACATTTATTATACAGATGAAGCTAATAAGAATTACTAAGAAAACACAAGATGGCATAGGCAGATGCCAGAGGCTGGATCGTCTGCCACAACTTTTACTTCCTTCCACTCCAAAAGCTCTTATGTAAGCTCCAGTGCAGAGGGTTCATATATTCAGAATCCCTGAGTCTGAAAGACTAAGCTTCTGTCATGCCTGATTCTGCTGCTAACAACTATTAAATGCTTGTTGCCTGCAGGTACTAGTTTATATAATTTACGTATGCTAATATGTTTAAACTCATGGGAGTCCTAAGACATAAGTATAATGTTTAGCCCCATTTTCACATACAAAGAAACTGACACAAAGAGATTAAGTTATTTATCCAAAGTCAATCAGCTTACTGGTAAGTGGTGAAACTGGAATTAAACACATTACATTTTCAGAGCCCACATGCTTAACCATTATTACTACATACCTGAATCACTTGGGATAGTTGTCATAGAGTTCCAAGGAAACTTATATAATAATGGAAATATGTGGATTCCAAGACAAAAGGaatattgtaatttatttgtcctctccattcatttttaattttcaattattatgaatacataacatttgtacatatttatggtgtacatgtGCTGCCTTTATACAAACATACCATgtgtgatgatcaaatcagggtaactggggtatccatcacctcaaccattgatctttttttgtgtgtcagtaacattccaattctactcttttcattgtttttaaatatatgataaattttgttaactatagtaagtctattgtgctaccaaacacTAGTTGTTATTCCTTCTGTGTAACTGCATTTTTGTACTTATTAGTCATTCCCTTTATTCCCTACCTCTTTACTGTCCTTTCCAGCATCCGGTCTAACTTTTCCTAAGttctcacatatgagtgaggatgtgcaatgtttttatttccgtggcttattccacttaacataatgtcctctagttccATCCTTGTTGAtgcaaataacaaaattttattcttttttcatggcCGAGTGGTATTCTATTGCCTCACCTTTTATTTTTACAGCTGAGGGACACTACTGAAAGCAGAAAGTTTGAAGAGAAACCACTGGTGGGAGTTACTGTTTTTACGACAATTTAGAACAACCTTGGAGAACAGTAGCCCCTCACCTTCCCTTTTATCCCAATAAGTGTTTTCTAATCTGGATTGAGTCTTCCCTGACACTCCAAGTAATGGAAAGAACTATTGCATGTTCTGTATTCTCACTTAGGACAAGTAAAAACAATTTCTCATGTGGAACTCTAGCCTGACTGGTTGTTCTTTCTCTATATTAAGCCATAAATGGTCATTGAAGGCAATAACATAAACCTTGAATTTCACCAGCTTTAACAATAACCACTGTAATGTATGatctggtgaaaaaaaaatcgTTCAGTGAGCTTATGTGTTTCATCCTGATTTTGATGAATAAATTTTACAGcttatcaaatgcattttttgtATTATGTTATTAAAcctgaatcattttttaaaagaagtcacACATGACAGCTTTGATCATGAGTGATTTTCCCACAGTCATACAACACAGTTATTGCAGAATCAAATTTGGCTgccttatcaataataataacaataaaagctTAGTACAGTGGATATGTTTCAGTTATGTCATTTCAGTAATTATCTATTCCAATGTGAAAGAAGATGTCTGTCTCCCATGATTCCAAAAATATCCTGAAGCTCAGGGCTTTAAATTTGCAGTGTTAGTGAAGGGTGGGTGgtaagaaagaggaaggaagggtaaAGACATGAAGTTTTAAGTGTACAGATTAATATAAGGTGAGaaagataatataaaagaaaactatagcaAAGTAGGCAAAGCCTGTTGTAGTTTTAGTTATTTATACAGTGatttcaaaaatacttatttGAAATTGTCTTCAGTAACCACTGCTTAGTAGAAATTTAAACAATGCTGTCTAATAAAAATGTACTTCATATGTTATTACTTATTACCTCTTCTTAATGTCTGCATTTGTTAGGCTATCACTGAAGTTGGTAATTTAGGAAAGATGGCATTCTGTAACTGTTACAACATGATTATATTTTGGTATCATGTACTCAGTAAATAATATCAAACTAAGGAAATTAATGTCATtgtagatttaaatttaaattttaaaaatagaatgttgATTATTCTGGTGCACATTATTATAATAACAATTGCTATTTGCCTCCTCTTCCTACTTCTTAGCTTTATAGATCATAGATTCACAATAGtaattagatatttatttaacatgttttaCATATGATCTACTTTTGTGTGTCAATTCAAATTTTACCCAGATGAAGACTAATTTGCTCATAGAATCCGTGTTATTTAAATCTCACTCAACTGcaatctttcctttccttcagagGGGATAAACCTGCAcctgtacctctgaacttaaaacaaaagtttttttaacaaagaaagtgacattttagagaaaatggatttcataaaatttaattcaGTTTCTAATCCTAACGAATCAGAGACTAATTCATAAGGAGCTGTtatctattcttttctctttttggggGTGTATAGAAGTTAATGAGGGGGAACTTATGCTCAGCtgtccaaaatattaaaaagtaattgtAACTTActactttaaatatgttttgtatAAGGGAGAATGATAAGATAAATATCCTAAAAGAGCATATAAACTGTAGCCACAGGACATAAccaccttttctctttttgtattttttatttagcaTAAGGCTTGGTTCTTGCTAGATTCCCAATAGggaataatgaatatttaattagCATTAACTAAATATTGGTTATTGCTTTAACATTCTACAACTATTATCTTAGACATAATAGCAACCTTATGATTCAGGTACTAGTTTTACTGTCATCAttttgcagtggtgtgattgaaACTTAGAGGCggccgggcacattggctcaagactgtaatcccaacatttttggaggctgagagaggttgCGGTgtgcccagatcatgccactgtactccatcctgggtgacagagggagactccgtctcaaaaaagaaagaaagaaacctagaGGCATTCATTTAATTACTTGGTCAAAGTCACTGTACTAGTAATGACCATTGCTGACATTAGACTCCAAAGCAGTCTGATTCTTGAATCCATGTTCTTATCAAACACACTATAATCAGTGAATTTGTGCATGAATACATTTCTGGAGGGCAATAATGAAGCTTCTCTAATGTCTTTATAGACCTGTTTATAGCAAAGCTTACAGCTATTTAAACTTTGGTAAATGGTAGATGACTGatggaaactaaaaataaaagatgaattcATGCTGGAAATAGCAGAGAGATTaattaaatcagtggttctctgaacttgacaatttttaaaatcacttggaatgattaaaaaaatacacacccTGAGCAACACCCCTGAATGGTATCATTATATTATTTGGGAGGGGTGGTCtagaaaactacattttaaaatatatgccacCACGTCCATCATTCTGATATTTACCCAAGTCTAACAGCACAGATTTAGTCACACTCTATTTTTGTTGGGCATAAATTCATCTACATCATTTCTTCCACTTAAGTCTCTTCACTTCCCTTCTAATTAAGTGATGCCTGGAATGCAGACTGTGGCATTTTCTTCATCCCACCAAGCTCCAGAGAACGTGAATATGCATGTGATTGTGGACAGACCACCTGAGTAcgtaaaaaaagtaaaagtgtcCTTTTTACTCCTCTCTGGCTGTGTGCATTGGGCAAGGTACATACCCTTTCTAAGCATTAGCTTTCTTGGGGGTACTGGGAATAAAATTAGTCAGCTAGAAGAGATGAAGAGTAAATTTTGTAAGGTAAGTAGTTGGTACCTAAACTAATGCTTCTTCCCTTTAAATTCTTACCCTCTACATTTGACTGTACTAATAGCTCCAGGAGCCTTAAGCCAGAGTTCTATCAGAAACTTTCTTCCTTTGATATTTTCTTATGCTTTGTGAGTCAGAAAACTACTTATGAAAGAAATtacgcatgtgtgtgtatacaatagTGTATACTATATTTACAgttggaaaaaaagcaaaaaaaaaaaaagagtaggaataaaacaactaaaatagttaaaaatatctgaaaatgtttgTCTATATTGTCTACAGTCCTTACAGAAATATGTCCCTTGCTGATGCCACATGTGAAGCATAATTTTTCTTCACTTCTCCATAATATGAGGACCTTACATTGTTAAAAATGACCACAAGCCATATGACATCTGAGAAAACAGCATCTAATATGAGCTCCTATAAGTAAGAATTTACttttaagagctaaaactaaaGAACAAAGCCTTCGATTGCATGCATGCTTGCATCACTTTGAAAGTGGTCCACAGACTCTCATAAATGAAGGAACAAGATTTATAAAGTATTTCCAGGGACCCTTTAATACAATTCTCTACTTATGAGCATCTACACCCTTGATAAGTCACCTTCATCTGGTACCTTTTGATTAAATGAACTGTTTAGACTATAGAATGAGCCTTTTCTTTGACATTAGAAAGGTTCAGGTTTGAATTTCAGGCATGTTTTTATCACCCAAGTGATCTTTTTAAAGTCCCATTTCTCGTCTATAAAATGGTGATTGTAACATCAAACTTACTGAATTGTATTGCATATTAAATAAGATTATGCATGAACCTGATAAAAAAGCAGTcattgataattaaaaaaaaata comes from Theropithecus gelada isolate Dixy chromosome 4, Tgel_1.0, whole genome shotgun sequence and encodes:
- the DEFB113 gene encoding beta-defensin 113 — encoded protein: MKMLCIFLTFVFTVSSGPSVPQKKTREVAERKRECQLVRGACKSECNTWEYVHYYCDVKPCCVVRDYQKPIINKITTKLYRK